The sequence ACGTTTGCGTTCAACGCACTATTATTGACAAAAAGTGTGCGTACTTCCCGCACCGTTTGGGCAAGCTGCGCTTCTGCCTGATCGAGTGCAACTTTCGCGTCGGCTTGATCGAGTTTGATGAGGGGAACACCAGCCGTAACCAATTCGGTATCGTCAGCATTGATCGCAATTACTGTACCGCTAACCTGAGGTGTTACCTGAACCACGTTGCCGGAGACATATGCGTCATCGGTGCTTTCGAAATGACGGGCGAATATCATCCACCAAATGCCGTACGCGATCAATCCAATGATCAGGAGTGCGGTGAACGCAATGAGAAGTCCACGGCGCTTGCCTTTGGTCTCAATAGGTTGTTCGACGTCGGGTACGCCTGCGCTGGCAGGAGGTGCAGCATTGTTAGGATCTTGAGGTGTTTGATTAGGTGTATTCATGACGCTGCATTCGCAAGAGGTGGACGGTTTGACAATGGGTTATTGTCGCTGCTTTTTTTTGTATCGGGAGCGCTGTTTGTCGCCGGAGTTAGTCCTTCAGTGCCGGCATCGAAGCCGCCACCTAACGACCTGATCAGACCTATTCTCAAATCGGCGCGGCGAGCACGTGTATCGAGCTCCAGTTTGCGCTGTGAGAGATAGGTAATTTGAGTGGCTACAACCTGAAGCATGTTGGCGGTGCCAACTTGTTGACGTTGCTGTGCCAGCTTCATAGCGCGTTCCGCAGCCTGGGTTGCCGCTTCCTGATTTGTTTTTACAATTTCAGCGGCCCGCAAGGACTGCACCTGATCCGAGACTTCATGTAATGCATCGGTAAGTGCCTTGTTATAGGTCGCAACTGCGCCATCGTAGGCGGCGACGCGACCTTTCAACTGCGCACGTAACGCGCCTCCTTCAAATATGGGCAAATGAATGGCGGGTCCGATACCATTGACCATACTACTTTTGCTGAGAAAGTTGGTCCAGCCCAGACTTGATAATCCGATCATTGCCGACAAATTGACGTTCGGGTAGAACTCCGTTTTCGCCACTTTGATATCGCTTTGTGCGGCTTCGACCTGCCAGCGCGCAGCCACGATATCGGCGCGGCGCCCTAGTAAGCCCATCGGTAACTGATCGGGAAGGGCAATAGCGATTTCGGCAGGAAGAGTAGGCTGGGGGATACGTAAACCACGATCCGGTCCCTGACCTAGCAGCGCTGCTAACTGATTGCGGGTTAAGGCGATGGCCTCAATCCATTGCGCCTGATCGTTGCGTAGAGTCGCAACCTGTAAACGACTTTGTTGATTGTCGCTCTGGGTGTCAAGTCCGGCCCTAAAGCGTTGTTCAGTCAAACGGTCCAGTTGATCACGCAACGTTAATTGTTGATTACTTAAATCCAGCTGTGCATATTGTCGTGCTAATTGAATCCATGCCTTAGCAACGGCGGTGGTCAGCATAAGACGTGAGGCGTAATGTTCAGCTTCTGCGGCTTTGCTTTGTGACAGCGCAGACCGTAATTCCGCGCCATGCTTGTCCCAAAAGTCGAGGTCGTAAGAAAAGTTCAGTGCTAATTCATTATCTGTCACATACTCGCCGCCAAAAGGAGGCGGATAAATGCTGTTTTCGGTAAAGCGTTGGCGGGTGGTAGAAAAGCTGGCCCCAACCTGAGGCTTGGAACTTGCGCCCGCTGCTTCAACCATTGCACGCGCCGCGGCGACGCGGGATGCTGCGACCTGCAAGTCTGGGTTCGCGGCCAGGGCCTCGTCCGTTAATTCTTGCAGCGGAGCGCCACCGATTCTGGTCACCCACGAAGCGTCAGGCCATTGCCCCCCTTGATTCGGTAGCGACGTTGCGGTGGCGTAATCGGCAGCTGTATTCGAGTGAGCGCTGGTTTGAATGCCGCTCATATTGGCGCAAGCCGATAAAAGGATAGCGACGGCGCATATAGCGAAGCGCTGCATAGGCATGAAAGGTAATGCGGTTCGGGGAGAAGAAGGAAATGTATTCATTGGAATGATTGGTTTCGCGGCATTCGTTGATGATGGCATGTTATCGAAGTAGTTCCTAAAGGCAGTCGCGCACGCGATAATGATCGGACTGAAATTTGTTGTCTGGTCAACGAATTTTAATGGGTTGGTGCTGTGAATTATTCGCAATCACGCGTCGTAAGAGAGATTTTAGGAAACCAATCTCTTCTGCACTGAAACCCGCAAAATGTTGATTTAACACGGCGCAAAAAACCAATGGTATTTTTTTGGCAAGTTCTGCGCCATCAGCGGTGAGCCCGAGTTTTACAAGGCGCCGGTCTTGCGGGCAGGGCTCCCGTAATATCAGCCCACGGGCGCTTAATCTATCAATCATGCGCTTCATGGACGCCCCATCGGTGTATGTTTCCCGCGATAAGTCTGCAGCAGTTGAGTATTTGCCAGTCGAGAGCATCAATAAGATAGCTCCCTGAGTGTGCGTGATGCCGAATTCGCTCAGTAAGTCATCCGAGCTCTTCATGAGCATGGTGCGTGAGCGAGCCAATAAATAGCCGATACTATCGTCCATTTGATAATTTTCTATTGCGAAGAGGGGAGCTGAGTTATCGGAATTTGACACGTAAGTTCTTAATTAATCATTGCCTAGGCAAGATTATATAGGAGTTTAAAAAAACTCGCAGGAAGATGTAAGGACGCAAAACACGATAAAAATGCGGCGTCGCAATCTTGCCCGCGCCAGTCGAGGGCGATCCTGTCGCACGTTGTTTTTTTGCCTCAAAAATTAGAATACAAATTCCAAACATTCTGTACCTCTATTACGGAAACGTTTCTTTTTTAAAACTTTATTTTAAATTTTTCAGTTTTTGTCCCAATGAAAAATATTTCTTGCATGCACCAAAATAGGACGATGATTGCCGTTAAGATAACATTTAACAATAAGCTCCCATTAGGCACTAACGCACCAGGTCCGCACCATCTTGGGAGAATTCGGTTCAATATGGTACTTCAGTCAAACCTGCATAAAGTTAAAGCTCTCGGCGAGAAAAGCTAATAGCTTCGGATAACCACATCCGGCCAAAAACCGTATAAATTATTTATAAAACAAACGTTCCTTCTCGGCAATATAACTGTTAATCTTAAAAATTCACGGTCCTGAGTGGAACTTGTTTTGAATAAACTTCTGACTTTTCCTGAGCAAACAGCTGCACCGCCTTTGGCAAGTGCCAAAGCTATGCTATTTCATGATCCGCGCGCTACCGCGTTATTAAAACAGGTTGAACGCGTCGCTTTGAGCGATGCTACCGTGCTGGTGACCGGGGATACCGGGACTGGGAAAGAGTTGATCGCACGGCACATTCATGCGCAGAGCGGGCGGGCCGGCCCATTTATTGCCGTGAACTGTGGTGCCTTCTGTGAGACCTTGGTCGACGCTGAATTATTTGGTCATGAAGTGGGTGCTTTTACCGGTGCCACGCATGCACGTTCCGGATGGTTTGAAGCTGCCAATGGTGGCACGTTGTTTCTCGATGAGATCGGGGAATTGCCCGCTTCGTTGCAAGTAAAATTACTGCGTGTCCTGCAAGAACGCCAGGTTGTCCGACTTGGTTCGCGACGCGCCATACCTCTGGATGTGCGATTAGTCGCCGCAACCAATGTCGACCTGCAGCAGGCGATATTCCAGAATAGATTTCGCGCTGATTTATTTTATCGGCTCAGCGTCGCGACGGTTAATATGTTGTCGCTGCGCGCCAGATCGGGTGACATCTTGCCTTTGGCGCGCCACTTTATTGAGACATATAGCAAACGATTGCATCTTGAGGGCGTGACTTTAAGTGTTGTTGCGCAGAAAATGCTTGAAAGTTACGATTGGCCAGGAAATATTCGTGAGCTCGAAAATGTCATCCATTACGCACTGATTGTTTGCGATGGAAACGTCATCATTAAAGATGATCTCAAGCTCGCCGGAAATATGCAGCGGCCATCCAATTTCGAAACGAATGAGATAATGGAATATGCGTCGCATACTGCACCTCAAAGAGATCATGGGAATGGTCATTCAGGTTCACAGATGCAGCATCGGCTTGAGGCGTTAATTGCAGAGTGCATACAATTCGCGCAGCCGAATCTCTTCGAAACTGTTGAAAAAGTGGTCGTCCATACTGCTTTCGCAGGATGTAATCAGAACCAGGTGCAGACTGCAAAGGTTTTGGGGGTGACCCGTAACATGCTCAGAACACATTTAAAACGATTTGGTTTAATTGGTTGAGAGCGGTGTCATGGCTGTTTATGTGTCGACAATCATCCGCCGTCCCTGCCTTATATCAGACAACGCTTAGCGAAAAGTAACCAATAAAAAAGGGAGCAATTCAACTGAATTGCTCCCTTTTCACATCAATCAACCTGGTCCGTAGCCGAAATTAACGACTTGGATAGTTGATCACATTGGATTACAAGACTTCACTGGCGTGGTCGGCCAAGCGCGAACGTTCGCCCCGTGCCAATGTAACGTGGCCACTGTGCGACCAACCCTTGAAACGATCCACCACATAGGTTAAGCCACTGGAACCTTCGGTCAAATAAGGCGTATCGATTTGCGCGATGTTACCCAGGCAAATAATTTTGGTGCCGGGGCCAGCGCGAGTGACCAATGTCTTGATTTGCTTCGGCGTTAAATTTTGCGCTTCGTCAATAATCAAGAATTTGTTAACAAAGGTCCGACCGCGCATGAAGTTGAGTGACTTGATTTTGATCTTTGAACGAATCAAAT is a genomic window of Glaciimonas sp. PAMC28666 containing:
- a CDS encoding MarR family winged helix-turn-helix transcriptional regulator codes for the protein MDDSIGYLLARSRTMLMKSSDDLLSEFGITHTQGAILLMLSTGKYSTAADLSRETYTDGASMKRMIDRLSARGLILREPCPQDRRLVKLGLTADGAELAKKIPLVFCAVLNQHFAGFSAEEIGFLKSLLRRVIANNSQHQPIKIR
- a CDS encoding efflux transporter outer membrane subunit, which produces MPSSTNAAKPIIPMNTFPSSPRTALPFMPMQRFAICAVAILLSACANMSGIQTSAHSNTAADYATATSLPNQGGQWPDASWVTRIGGAPLQELTDEALAANPDLQVAASRVAAARAMVEAAGASSKPQVGASFSTTRQRFTENSIYPPPFGGEYVTDNELALNFSYDLDFWDKHGAELRSALSQSKAAEAEHYASRLMLTTAVAKAWIQLARQYAQLDLSNQQLTLRDQLDRLTEQRFRAGLDTQSDNQQSRLQVATLRNDQAQWIEAIALTRNQLAALLGQGPDRGLRIPQPTLPAEIAIALPDQLPMGLLGRRADIVAARWQVEAAQSDIKVAKTEFYPNVNLSAMIGLSSLGWTNFLSKSSMVNGIGPAIHLPIFEGGALRAQLKGRVAAYDGAVATYNKALTDALHEVSDQVQSLRAAEIVKTNQEAATQAAERAMKLAQQRQQVGTANMLQVVATQITYLSQRKLELDTRARRADLRIGLIRSLGGGFDAGTEGLTPATNSAPDTKKSSDNNPLSNRPPLANAAS
- a CDS encoding sigma-54-dependent Fis family transcriptional regulator produces the protein MNKLLTFPEQTAAPPLASAKAMLFHDPRATALLKQVERVALSDATVLVTGDTGTGKELIARHIHAQSGRAGPFIAVNCGAFCETLVDAELFGHEVGAFTGATHARSGWFEAANGGTLFLDEIGELPASLQVKLLRVLQERQVVRLGSRRAIPLDVRLVAATNVDLQQAIFQNRFRADLFYRLSVATVNMLSLRARSGDILPLARHFIETYSKRLHLEGVTLSVVAQKMLESYDWPGNIRELENVIHYALIVCDGNVIIKDDLKLAGNMQRPSNFETNEIMEYASHTAPQRDHGNGHSGSQMQHRLEALIAECIQFAQPNLFETVEKVVVHTAFAGCNQNQVQTAKVLGVTRNMLRTHLKRFGLIG